The following proteins come from a genomic window of Lolium rigidum isolate FL_2022 chromosome 5, APGP_CSIRO_Lrig_0.1, whole genome shotgun sequence:
- the LOC124653859 gene encoding outer envelope pore protein 16-3, chloroplastic/mitochondrial-like has protein sequence MEGSSLRDRVDEELVLKTGKAAGIGLAAGSVWGGLVSMLRDGPQVGSNVKYPELVRTGKVCGHYAGHLAALGATYVCVEQSLEKYRKKKDYLNGAVAGFAAGATVLGFRARRFPTAIVSGSALALTSVLLDVTGMRTTEEEEKGQH, from the exons ATGGAGGGTTCCAGTTTGAGAGATCGGGTAGATGAGGAACTTGTCTTGAAGACAGGCAAGGCTGCAGGCATTGGTTTAGCTGCTGGCAGTGTTTGGGGTGGGCTGGTTTCTATGCTGCGTGATGGACCCCAGGTTGGCAGTAATGTGAAGTATCCTGAGCTGGTTAGAACTGGCAAGGTGTGTGGACATTATGCAGGACACCTTGCAGCTCTCGGGGCTACATATGTATGCGTAGAGCAGTCTCTTGAAAAGTACAGGAAGAAGAAGGACTACCTTAATGGTGCTGTAGCTGGTTTTGCTGCTGGCGCTACTGTTTTGGGCTTCAGAG CCCGGAGATTCCCAACAGCCATCGTGTCAGGTTCTGCGCTAGCTTTGACTTCTGTGCTCCTGGATGTGACTGGAATGAGAActacagaggaagaagaaaaaggccAGCACTAA